A DNA window from Undibacterium sp. YM2 contains the following coding sequences:
- the tmk gene encoding dTMP kinase: protein MKHSGKFISFEGIDGAGKSTHIAYVAERLQNKLQAEDVKVICSREPGGTPLGETLRELLLKQKMHLETEALLMFAVRREHIAQVIEPALARGDWVISDRFTDASFAYQGGGRNLSLDKLNALEQWVHPDLQPDLTLLFDVPLEVARARLDATRDLDKFEQEKADFFAATRNEYLRRAKEFPQRFRIIDSTQSIEIIRSQLDILIDELLGSAQQTR, encoded by the coding sequence ATGAAGCACTCAGGAAAATTTATCAGTTTTGAAGGCATAGACGGTGCGGGTAAGTCCACCCATATCGCCTATGTGGCAGAGCGTTTGCAAAACAAGCTGCAAGCTGAAGATGTAAAAGTGATTTGCAGTCGTGAACCCGGGGGGACGCCACTAGGTGAGACCTTGCGCGAATTGCTATTAAAGCAAAAAATGCATCTGGAGACAGAGGCTTTGTTGATGTTTGCTGTCAGGCGCGAACACATTGCCCAGGTCATAGAGCCAGCTTTGGCGCGCGGCGACTGGGTCATTTCTGACCGTTTCACTGATGCCAGCTTTGCCTATCAGGGCGGTGGCAGGAATTTGTCACTGGATAAACTCAATGCCCTTGAACAATGGGTGCACCCTGATTTACAGCCAGACCTGACTCTATTGTTCGACGTTCCTTTGGAAGTGGCACGTGCACGCCTTGATGCGACCCGTGATCTGGATAAATTTGAACAGGAAAAAGCAGATTTTTTTGCTGCCACCCGCAATGAATATCTGCGCCGCGCCAAAGAGTTTCCTCAACGTTTCAGGATTATCGACTCCACGCAGAGCATAGAGATCATACGTTCGCAACTGGATATATTGATTGACGAGTTACTGGGCTCTGCTCAGCAAACAAGATGA
- the holB gene encoding DNA polymerase III subunit delta' produces MTQHPLYSWQEDAWQQIQALGQRLPHAFLLHGPQGIGKTVFAEHLAQSLLCENPGQGGHACQQCGSCGWFAQYSHPDYRRVRPELLDEEDAPVGEEAEAPAKTSKASKAPSKEIVINQIRALSDFMNISTHRSGRRVIVLYPAEALNVPAANALLKSLEEPNANTVFILVSNSIDRLLPTILSRCHKFGLGLPDAGIALEWLHKQGIKDADVWLAQQGGAPLAAFDMAHSDLRADLDEFIRFLSKPGTELSLKTADKMQKMEMPVVVGWLQRWLYDIFSYKQSGRIRYHPRYEKELKSLSMQVDEPALQQFIKNCNERQAIASHPLSAKLFLEDMLLEYSALFGTI; encoded by the coding sequence ATGACGCAACATCCCCTATATAGCTGGCAAGAAGATGCCTGGCAGCAGATACAGGCTTTGGGACAACGCTTGCCCCATGCCTTTTTATTGCATGGGCCGCAAGGCATAGGTAAAACTGTGTTTGCCGAGCATCTGGCGCAGTCACTGCTTTGCGAAAACCCGGGGCAGGGTGGGCACGCCTGCCAGCAATGTGGTTCTTGTGGCTGGTTTGCTCAATACAGCCATCCCGACTATCGCCGTGTCAGGCCAGAACTGCTGGACGAAGAAGATGCGCCAGTTGGTGAAGAGGCTGAAGCTCCTGCCAAAACCAGCAAGGCCAGTAAAGCGCCTTCCAAGGAAATCGTCATTAATCAAATCCGCGCGTTGTCGGATTTCATGAATATTTCTACCCACCGTAGCGGCCGGCGCGTCATCGTTCTGTATCCTGCCGAGGCGCTGAATGTGCCTGCGGCAAATGCTTTGTTGAAATCCCTGGAAGAACCCAATGCCAATACGGTATTCATTCTGGTCTCAAACAGCATAGACAGGTTGCTGCCAACCATCTTGTCGCGTTGTCACAAGTTTGGACTTGGCTTGCCGGATGCTGGTATTGCGCTGGAATGGCTGCATAAGCAGGGCATCAAGGATGCCGATGTTTGGTTGGCTCAACAGGGTGGAGCGCCTTTGGCAGCATTCGACATGGCACATTCAGACTTGCGTGCTGATCTGGATGAATTTATACGGTTTTTGAGTAAACCTGGTACAGAGTTGAGCCTCAAAACTGCCGACAAGATGCAGAAAATGGAAATGCCAGTCGTCGTCGGCTGGCTACAACGTTGGCTCTACGATATATTTTCCTATAAACAAAGCGGCAGAATCCGGTATCATCCTCGCTATGAGAAGGAGTTGAAGTCATTGTCCATGCAGGTTGATGAGCCAGCCTTGCAACAATTCATCAAGAATTGCAATGAAAGACAGGCGATTGCCAGTCACCCTTTGTCGGCCAAATTATTTTTGGAAGATATGCTGCTTGAATATTCCGCATTATTCGGCACTATTTGA
- a CDS encoding PilZ domain-containing protein, whose translation MSDLPADPGAPLNMPSPNRPSVLSLAIKEKAALFAAYMPFLKNGGIFVPTNKTYRLGEEIYLILTLLDDPNKYPIAGKVAWITPAGAGNNKSQGIGVHFPEDESGNRIRLRVEELLGAAVRSSRATHTI comes from the coding sequence ATGTCAGATTTACCAGCAGATCCCGGTGCACCGCTTAATATGCCTTCACCGAATCGTCCTTCGGTGTTGTCGCTGGCGATTAAAGAAAAAGCTGCTTTGTTTGCAGCCTATATGCCATTTTTAAAAAATGGCGGCATTTTCGTGCCTACCAATAAGACTTATCGCTTGGGTGAAGAGATTTACCTGATTTTGACTTTGTTGGATGACCCTAATAAATATCCTATCGCTGGCAAGGTTGCCTGGATTACACCTGCCGGTGCAGGAAATAATAAGTCACAGGGTATAGGCGTGCATTTTCCGGAAGATGAAAGTGGTAACCGCATACGCTTGCGTGTAGAAGAATTGCTAGGTGCGGCAGTACGTTCTTCCCGGGCTACCCATACAATTTAA
- a CDS encoding GNAT family N-acetyltransferase, with protein sequence MAAEFTHRLAQFEDLPQIVAIYNSTVASRVVTADTEPITVESRHAWFHEHKPESRPLWVCEQDGQIIGWLSFSNFYGRPAYSGTAELSIYLHEAARGQGLGRYFLTQAIAHAPEIKVHTLLGFIFGHNVPSLKLFAAFDFATWANMPKVATLDGIERDLIILGKRVG encoded by the coding sequence ATGGCAGCAGAATTTACTCATAGACTGGCGCAGTTTGAAGATTTGCCGCAAATTGTTGCCATTTACAATTCCACAGTTGCTTCGCGCGTGGTTACCGCCGATACAGAGCCAATTACGGTAGAATCGCGCCATGCATGGTTTCATGAGCACAAGCCGGAATCTCGTCCACTCTGGGTCTGCGAACAGGATGGTCAAATCATAGGCTGGTTATCATTCTCAAATTTTTATGGCAGGCCTGCTTATTCCGGCACTGCTGAATTATCTATCTACTTGCATGAGGCTGCACGTGGTCAGGGACTGGGGCGTTATTTCCTGACGCAGGCTATTGCGCATGCCCCTGAAATCAAGGTTCACACTCTGTTGGGCTTCATTTTTGGTCACAATGTGCCTAGTTTGAAGTTATTTGCTGCATTTGACTTTGCAACCTGGGCAAATATGCCAAAGGTGGCAACGCTGGACGGCATAGAGCGCGATTTGATCATACTCGGCAAACGGGTAGGCTAA
- a CDS encoding 23S rRNA (adenine(2030)-N(6))-methyltransferase RlmJ, which yields MLSYRHGFHAGNHADVLKHFVLIQLLEYLGQKDTAYTYIDTHSGAGLYALDSGYASKNAEFETGIAPLWDKKDMPEALASYMDLIRGLNPSGKLRYYPGSPYCANIVMREQDRLRLFELHPSEIKILSENFRKLDAHAAEQGKRQTVRGKRVIISAGDGFESLKALLPPPSRRGMVLIDPPYEVKDDYRRVKVSLEDGLKRFPTGTFAVWYPVLQRQESRSLPEKLKRLQANSWLNVTLSISGPTPDGFGLHSSGMFILNPPWTLLATLKEVMPYLVKILGKDAKAGFVLESGEGGPPGKR from the coding sequence ATGCTGAGCTACCGCCACGGCTTTCATGCCGGTAATCATGCCGACGTCCTGAAGCACTTTGTCTTGATTCAATTGTTGGAATATCTGGGGCAAAAAGACACTGCCTACACTTATATAGACACGCACTCCGGTGCTGGCCTGTACGCCCTTGACAGCGGTTATGCCAGTAAAAATGCTGAGTTTGAGACTGGCATTGCTCCCTTGTGGGACAAAAAAGACATGCCCGAAGCTTTGGCATCGTATATGGATTTGATCAGAGGGCTTAATCCCAGTGGAAAGTTGCGCTATTACCCAGGATCACCCTATTGCGCCAATATAGTCATGCGCGAGCAAGACCGACTGCGCCTGTTTGAGTTGCACCCTAGCGAAATCAAGATACTCAGTGAAAATTTCCGCAAACTTGATGCCCATGCGGCTGAGCAGGGTAAGCGCCAGACGGTTAGAGGCAAGCGTGTGATTATCTCGGCTGGCGATGGCTTTGAAAGTCTGAAGGCATTGCTGCCACCACCTTCACGACGCGGCATGGTGTTGATAGATCCGCCGTATGAAGTCAAGGATGATTACCGACGCGTCAAGGTATCTCTGGAGGATGGCTTGAAACGTTTCCCTACCGGTACCTTTGCTGTTTGGTATCCGGTACTGCAACGCCAGGAGTCCCGTTCTTTGCCAGAAAAACTTAAACGACTGCAAGCGAATAGCTGGCTGAATGTTACCTTGTCCATCAGCGGCCCAACGCCAGATGGTTTTGGCTTGCATAGTAGCGGCATGTTCATCCTTAATCCGCCATGGACTTTGCTGGCTACTCTAAAAGAAGTCATGCCCTATCTGGTCAAGATATTGGGAAAAGATGCAAAAGCAGGTTTTGTGCTGGAGTCGGGGGAAGGTGGTCCTCCAGGCAAGCGTTAA
- a CDS encoding 3-(methylthio)propionyl-CoA ligase, with amino-acid sequence MSSYVKSPLMGQMMSKPMLISSLIEHADRYFGKNEIVSRRVEGDIHRYNYSECHKRSKKLANAFAKLGVKIGDRIATLAWNGYRHLEAYYAVSGSGAVLHTINPRLHPEQIAYIANHAEDQYLLFDMTFLPIVQAIAAHCPGIKGYIMMCDRDKLPADGKIPNLTAYEDLIEANSDDFVWPLFDENSASSLCYTSGTTGNPKGALYSHRSTILHSYGSSLPDGLNVSARDSVLPVVPMFHVNAWGLPYSAPLNGAKLVFPGPHLDGKSLYELFEQEKVTFSAGVPTVWLGLLTYVAQNNLKFSTFKRTVIGGSACPPAMMKTLRHTYGVEVVHAWGMTEMSPLGTAGTLMTKHADLAEEDKQAILQKQGHVLYGVDMKIVDDAGQELPWDGKTYGNLLVKGPWIINSYYKNEGGDVLEGGWFPTGDVATIDDDGYMQITDRSKDVVKSGGEWIGTIDLENVAVSHPAILQAACIGVFHPKWDERPLLLAVKKPGAEVTKEELLQFFDGKVAKWWLPDDVVFIESLPLGATGKILKNKLREQFKEYKLPTA; translated from the coding sequence ATGTCGTCTTATGTGAAGAGTCCCTTGATGGGGCAAATGATGAGCAAGCCCATGCTTATTTCCAGCCTCATTGAACATGCTGACCGTTATTTTGGAAAGAATGAAATAGTTTCCCGCCGGGTAGAAGGGGATATCCATCGCTATAACTACAGCGAATGCCATAAACGTTCAAAAAAACTCGCGAATGCTTTTGCCAAACTGGGCGTTAAAATCGGTGACCGTATTGCCACGCTGGCCTGGAATGGCTATCGTCATCTGGAGGCTTACTATGCTGTCTCAGGTTCGGGCGCTGTTCTTCACACCATTAATCCCAGGTTGCATCCAGAACAAATCGCCTATATAGCCAATCATGCAGAAGATCAGTACTTGCTGTTTGATATGACCTTCCTGCCTATCGTGCAGGCAATTGCTGCGCATTGCCCTGGTATCAAAGGCTATATCATGATGTGCGACCGGGATAAATTGCCTGCAGATGGCAAAATTCCGAATCTGACGGCCTATGAAGATTTAATCGAAGCCAATAGTGATGATTTTGTCTGGCCACTCTTCGACGAAAATTCTGCTTCCAGTCTGTGTTATACCTCAGGTACGACAGGCAATCCTAAAGGGGCTCTGTATTCTCATCGTTCAACCATCCTTCATTCTTATGGCTCATCCTTGCCAGATGGCTTGAACGTATCGGCACGCGATTCTGTTTTGCCGGTAGTACCGATGTTCCATGTAAATGCGTGGGGCCTGCCTTATTCTGCACCATTGAACGGTGCCAAACTGGTTTTCCCGGGCCCGCATCTGGACGGCAAATCCCTGTATGAATTGTTTGAGCAGGAAAAAGTCACTTTCTCTGCCGGAGTACCTACCGTCTGGCTGGGTCTGCTGACTTATGTGGCACAAAATAATCTGAAGTTTTCGACTTTCAAACGCACAGTGATTGGTGGTTCTGCCTGCCCGCCAGCCATGATGAAGACCTTGCGTCATACCTATGGTGTAGAGGTAGTGCATGCCTGGGGCATGACAGAAATGTCACCGCTTGGTACTGCTGGTACCTTGATGACCAAACATGCTGACCTGGCCGAAGAAGACAAGCAAGCGATACTCCAGAAGCAAGGCCATGTCCTGTATGGCGTAGATATGAAGATCGTTGATGACGCTGGCCAGGAATTGCCATGGGATGGCAAAACCTATGGCAACCTGCTGGTCAAAGGCCCCTGGATTATCAATAGCTATTACAAGAATGAAGGCGGTGATGTTCTTGAAGGTGGATGGTTCCCGACTGGTGACGTGGCTACCATCGATGATGATGGTTATATGCAGATTACTGACCGCAGCAAGGATGTGGTCAAATCGGGTGGCGAGTGGATAGGTACGATAGACCTGGAAAATGTAGCGGTCTCACACCCGGCAATCCTGCAAGCGGCCTGTATCGGTGTATTCCATCCTAAATGGGATGAGCGCCCATTGCTGCTGGCGGTCAAGAAGCCTGGTGCTGAAGTCACTAAAGAGGAATTACTGCAATTCTTTGACGGAAAAGTTGCGAAATGGTGGCTGCCTGATGACGTGGTTTTCATAGAAAGCCTGCCATTAGGCGCAACAGGGAAAATTTTGAAAAATAAACTGAGGGAGCAATTCAAGGAATATAAACTACCAACTGCATAA